The Acropora palmata chromosome 10, jaAcrPala1.3, whole genome shotgun sequence genome contains a region encoding:
- the LOC141893604 gene encoding uncharacterized protein LOC141893604, giving the protein MGDKEQNIFMAKLAEQAERYEEMAEYMKKVAKDSETELSVEERNLLSVAYKNVIGARRAAWRILSSLESRADKNKETIVKYKENIEKELTKICNEILEVLKDVLIPKSTTEESKVFFYKMTGDYHRYGAEITKDTGNKGADDDACDKARKAYEEASAIAEKLPSTHPIRLGLALNFSVFYYELLNDPTKACKLAKDSFDQAIAELDNLSEDSYKDSTLIMQLLRDNLTLWTSETSDKNEDNEDTKVEDIEDSAQ; this is encoded by the exons aaatgGCTGAATACATGAAGAAAGTTGCTAAGGACTCAGAAACTGAGCTTTCTGTTGAAGAACGAAACCTTCTGTCTGTGGCCTACAAGAATGTGATTGGGGCACGGAGAGCTGCGTGGCGCATCTTAAGTTCCTTGGAATCCAGGGctgataaaaacaaagaaaccatTGTGAAGTACAAAGAAAACATCGAGAAGGAGCTGACAAAAATTTGCAATGAAATTCTGGAAGTTTTGAAAGATGTGCTCATTCCAAAGTCAACTACAGAAGAGTCCAAGGTTTTCTTCTATAAAAT GACTGGTGATTACCACCGTTATGGAGCTGAAATAACCAAAGATACCGGTAACAAAGGTGCAGATGATGATGCTTGCGACAAGGCTCGAAAGGCTTATGAAGAAGCCTCAGCTATAGCCGAGAAACTGCCATCTACACATCCCATCCGTCTGGGTCTAGCATTAAACTTTTCTGTGTTTTATTATGAGCTTCTCAACGACCCCACAAAAGCCTGCAAGCTGGCCAAAGATTCCTTTGATCAAGCAATTGCTGAACTGGACAACTTGAGCGAGGACTCTTACAAGGACAGCACATTGATAATGCAGCTGCTGAGAGATAATCTTACTTTGTGGACATCAGAAACTTCTG ataAGAATGAGGATAATGAGGACACAAAGGTGGAAGATATTGAAGATTCAGCCCAGTAG